Part of the Nicotiana tabacum cultivar K326 chromosome 20, ASM71507v2, whole genome shotgun sequence genome, TctctaaaatatatttttttttaaaaaatacttttgaataaaatacacttagaatcattttttaaaagtttAGTCACTAGTTGCTCTCAGAAGTATTTTCAAATAAATTAGTCAAATATAAACTAATTCTCGCTAAAACTACTTTTGGAAAAATCAATTATCAAATTAGATAATGAAGTTAAAAAACAAGTGATTAGAAGAAAgtgaacaacaacaataacacacaTCTAGCAAGTGGAGTTTGAGGAGGATGTGATGCAACCAGTGGCGGATCCACATGCTGAAGCACAAATTATCTTTGACAAGATTTAGTAAATTTGTATagctaattataaaaatatttagataaataTTGGATGAGCACCCGTAActaaactttatttttcttttctttccgaATTTTTATTAGTGAGTACCCACGATtttaaaatcctggatccgccactGGATGGAACCTTAAGCTTATCTTGTGAAAGGCAGAAAGGATGAGGTCTATCATGTATGCATGAATCACAGTTAATTCATGCATATTTTAACTTTAATATatgattaaataatttaattaatataattgtAAACGTAGTGTTTATACGGTTTACTCCCTTTCTGCTATCTTACCTGTCACCCCCCTTCACTGTGTTGTGATTGGATGCGTACCAGAGATAGAGACAGCATAAAGAGACAAGAAAACGACAGTACAGAGCAAGACATCGCTGTCTTGTCCGTTCTCTACCTCCTACCCCTCCCTCAACCCCACCCCCAACAGTCACCTAGGAAACACCATTTTCAACCTTCTTAGTTACACCCATTACCCACCCAAGGTCATTAACCGGTTCCTTGTTTCGTGTCACCACAACACCAATTAAGCTCTTAAAATCAGCTGTaactatttgttcttcaaatagTTACTGTGCAAAACTCACATTTAGTGAAATTAGAGATTTTTTGGTTAGTTTAGTTTTTGGAATGAAAATGTACTCGGCTTTGCCATTTGGTATGGAAGGAAACGCCATAGGCGGTGGCAGCGGCGGAGTTGGTGAATATCAAAATATGTTGGGGGATGCTTGCTTGGTTTTGACGGCGGATCATAAGCCCCGTCTCCGGTGGACGGCGGAGCTCCATGAACGCTTCGTTGACGCCGTCACCCAACTCGGTGGCCCTGATAGTAAGTTTACTAATAttatttcctctttttttttctactttTGGTAGGATCATTTTTCATACTGGAAAGTATTTTCTAGGAATATAATGATGTTTGGTTGGCTAGTGAAAATTACTATTTCTCAAGAAAATGTTTGTCAGAAATTACAATGTTAGCAATATGGATAGTGTGTTACTATTTCGCTTGCCGTAGTCTCAAGGCCGGCTAGACCCTAAAAAGCAAGTGAAGCGCTTGCTTTAGGCCCAAGAATTTAAGGGCCCCAAAATTACTATTTTTTTATATGtagtatataatttatataattatcgcttattattgataaatttatttctttgttttcatATTAATGTTGACTTCTTCCTAAGATTAGTACAACCAAATTAGTTTTCTGCCAATCTTATTTTACGTTTTTACTGAATTATTTTACTCTATTGTCATGTAACTATATCTAATAATCtaacttattagttattttaCTCACATAAATTATACTCTTGCCGCCCCAATATATATGAAGTGTTTGACTGGGcatgaagtttaaaaaaaaggacttttgaaacttgtgatctaaAACAAATCATAAAAACTTGTGTAGCTAGAAATCATCTCATTGAGGGAAAAGAGAAAAATTTACAGTTGAATTATTACCAAATATAGAGAGGTATTCTTTTTAGGCAAACTGAAAAAGAGAGTGTCACACAAATTAGGACGGAGGGAGTGTGTTTTCTAGGTTCTCTCATTTTAGTTGTGATGCAATCAACGTTAAATTCATTCaatattttgtactttataaaaccaagttctcatttttttcattccACGCTTGTCTATATGTATTTATTTAAGGTCTCTTATTAAGGCTTTGCTTTAGGCCTCGGATGCTATTGTCGCGCCTGCGTAGTCTCTATCGTAATTGCTGTGATTTGGTTttattgagccgagggtctttcggaaaccaactctctaccttcacaaggtaggggtaagggcTGCTTCCATACTACCCttcccataccccacttgtgaaaatatactgggtatgttgttgttgatgtttagCAATTTGGATGGTGTTTCGATGAAATTTTCTAGAATTATAGATTGATAATAGTAACATCTAACAGACAGTTGGTTGGAGCAAATGATATGAAATTAAAAGCTAAGATAGTTATAAGTACTAATGACTTCTAGTAACCCAAACACTAAAGACTTTCTAGGAAAAAGATTTTCCTGGAAAATTGACACGCACTTTTTCCTGTGCTTTTTGTTTTCCTCCTTACTTTTGTATCTTTTCTGAGCCGAGGGTTTACCGGAAACAGTGTCTCTAGGTAGGGGTAAGGACAACATACACACTACTCTCACCAGACCCCacatgtgggattttactggTTTTGTTGTTGCTGTACACACTTTATAGCTCTCATTTTTTTCCTTGCACGTGTAGTATACACAAAAAATGGTGGATCATGGGATGAGTAAACTACTGAATTGATATGCTAATATACGACATATTAGTATATTACACTAAACATTGCTTTAGAATAACATAACATTTTTAGGCTGCTTAGGATGCAAGTTAATATGAACTAATGGCATATGATTACATAACTGTTTGGGTTGGGTTGGGTTGGGTtgggtttggtttggtttagttttgCGTCTTGGAACAACAATTAGTAGTCTTGCTATATGTAAATCTTCAGAATTTTCATAGATTCTTCTTGAATTGTACCTTCTCTTTACTTGTCCTATTAAGGTAAGGCAGTGACACAATGTTAACTGTGGAATTTTTGCTTCACTTTGCAGAGGCAACGCCAAAAACAATTATGAAGGCAATGGGGGTGAAAGGACTCACCCTATATCATTTGAAGTCACATCTCCAGGTTCTTTTATCGTCTCATATTTTCTGAACAGAATATTAGTGTTATAGTTGCCAAGACGCTCTTCCCTGTATTCAATCAAGAATCCACCACAAAATCCATCTCTGCACTAAGTGTGACGAGTTTAGCTTAAGTACTACCATAATCTAGTATCTCCCAAATTGAATTAGGAGCAACTTTGACCCAATTTCAGAATTTTagccaaattcctaattttaatttaCTTAGATAAGAAGCTAGGCCTTAATTGTTTAAGTTCAATGCGAGTCATGAGGATTGAAATGGTTATAGGTTTCGCTGATTTCATCACTTTGACGAAATGGTTATAGTTGATGAATTCATGATGTCACTAAATTTAAATCGAGAAACATGGCCAATGAGGACTCATATAGCAGATCGCAACTTGTTTGGGATTGAAGCATAGTTGTTGATACAAGGACTATGTACAGTTCAGTTTAACTTTCAGTTTTGGatgaagaggaaaagaaaaagtgcAAGACCGGAGTACAAACAGATGAAGAATAAATACTTCACACAGCTCAGTTTAATTCTCAGTTTTAGCCAAACAAGAAAGCATAAGGATTCGGGTCGAAATGGAAGGAGATCTGCAATAAGTAGTTCAAAGTTTTTCAATTATAGTTTGCAAGCATATCCTGAGCTCTTTATATTTTCCATCTCCTTGCAGAAATACCGCCTAGGGAAGCAATCTAAGGAGGGAGCTGAGAACTATAAAGATGGTATTAGAGAATTTTTTCTTTGAACACTCTGACCTATGCCCGCAAATTATCCTAATTATTGTGGCTTGCTTGCAACTTCTCCATTTCCTTAAATGGCGCGTTAATGACTATGTACCTACAATCAAAAAAGATGATTATGTATCTACAAATTTAATGGACTACTTGAAATCATTCTTGTGGACGCTATTTTGTTgaaggtttttaatttttttttaaagaagagtATTTGAGGTTGAAGTTGTAAAAGGATATTTGGAAACTGAAGTTGTTTTTGGGCATAATATCTCTTAGAGTTGAAGATTTATGAGTAAACCCCACTATTCACTTGAAATGCTACTCAAGCAAGTTTTCAACGTTTCAccatttttcaaatattgaagCTCACTTTTCGCAAATACTGACGGCCAAACCAGTATTGCAAATACTAAAGTATTACTTATGGCCAAACGGGGAAATAACATGcaaaattttgatttttaagAATGCTGCATATGTGATATATGATATATCTCTGCGATAATGTTGAAAGATTTCTGAGCAGCGTCCGATCAATGCTAATTCTATGTAAATTCCAGCGTTTGATTGCCATTCTTCTTTTGTTGCTCTCTTTCAATTCGCTATGCTGTCTGCATAGGAGACTTTTTGTCAACTCTAAATAGTATATCTTTTAGGCCATTTCTTTAAATATAATTAGTGTCGTTGATATGTTTACTATTGACACCTCCGAGAGGAGTATATAAGGGCATGAGAGTATATGTGAATTACGTGAGGATATATATAGACAAGAACGGTTTATACACtattgttttcttttcaaaaagcGATATGACTATGCTTCCtctaagccgagggtctatcggaaaatGCCTCTCTACCTTTACAAGGTAAAGGATAAGGCTGCATACACACATTACACTCCCCAAActtcacttgtgggattacactgggtttgttgttgttgtatatataaACAAGAACAGAGTATATGATGGACATGTGAGTATGGGGATTACTATCTCCATAAGGAAGAAAATATGGTGGTTGCTATATCTTACCTTTCTGAGCGATTAAATCCTAATTCTTACATTGTTACTAGCAATGTGTGTTAACAGCATCATGTGTGGCAGAGAGTCAAGAATCTCAAGATACAGGTTCCTCTGCATCGGGTTCATCAAAAGTAGTCACCCAGGATATAAATGAGTATGTAGTGTCTTCAGAAGTTCTTCTTTGGAAAAGGTTTTGTGTGGTTTGCATCAATTTTATATGTTTTTAAATCTTTTCAGCAGTGGGTACCAAGTTACCGAGGCTTTTCGGGTACAGATGGAAGTCCAGCGAAGACTACATGAGCAGCTAGAGGTTGGTCCCTTCCCCTCTTcttgcacatatttttgtgtttgtGTAATTATGTATCTAACACTCTAACTTCCTGTTGGGCTAACGCAACCCAATTATACTCTTATTATGGTATGATATTGTCCCCTTTCGATCAAGCCTGCACAGTTTTTTCTAGAGGCTTCTCACAATTAATTATTAAGTGTATCTCTAACTTATATGTGGGACTTCGTTTGCACCCAACACTTCTGATTTTAGTGCCTAGTGATCAAGATGCTTCTGTGGCTTCAGGCAGTTATTGACTAATAGCTTAGCCTTCGACCAAAGTTTTCCAGACTTAGACTGGAGGACTTTTGGGAACCAAAGGAAACAGAACACAAAACACAAACACATTCACTACCTGTGCTGAATTCCCTATCTTCAATCAGTTGGGACATATGAGCTGTCCTTTCACATACCAAATGTATGACAATATGTTCCGGCCAACTGTCagaatttttattttcttcttctctttttctttttatccttTATTAACCTTTGAGATTAGGGAGGAGACTATAAACTACAAAAGGATGTATTCTTCAAAGTTTTGTGTATTTATGAATATCAGAGTAGGTTGCTTTGTTGAGTAATACAGAATAAATAGTGTTATATTTCGTTAAGTTACTGATGACAGGTCAATTTAGTGACCAAACATGGCTGAGTTCTATGCCTTTCGATCATTTCCATCTTTAAATTGATGAAGTGCGACATGCTTTCTTAACTTGGACCAAATGTAACATCTCTTTATTAAGTTCTTATATGAAGGTTAGTTGATGGTATGTTATTATAATCAAACTTttgaggtaaggtctgcgtacactgtaccctccccagaccccatttgtggCACTACACTgggtgtgttgttgttgttgttgttatattataaTCAAACATAAGAATTTTTGATTTATCAAAGTAGGTACAACGCCATGTCCAGCTTCGTATTGAAGCACAGGGCAAGTATTTGCAAACAATTCTTGAGAAAGCATGTAAAGCTCTTAACTACAAGGCCGTGGCATCTCCTGATCTTGACGCGGCTAGGGAACAGCTTTCTGAATTGGCTATTAAAGTTGAGAGTGACTGTGATGGGATTGTTACAGTTCCTTCATTACCCGAAGTTGTTACAAGCTTTGAAAACAAAAATGCTCCTAACATGCCTGCTAGAATTGGAGATTGCTT contains:
- the LOC107790016 gene encoding protein PHR1-LIKE 3-like isoform X4 — its product is MKMYSALPFGMEGNAIGGGSGGVGEYQNMLGDACLVLTADHKPRLRWTAELHERFVDAVTQLGGPDKATPKTIMKAMGVKGLTLYHLKSHLQKYRLGKQSKEGAENYKDASCVAESQESQDTGSSASGSSKVVTQDINDSGYQVTEAFRVQMEVQRRLHEQLEVQRHVQLRIEAQGKYLQTILEKACKALNYKAVASPDLDAAREQLSELAIKVESDCDGIVTVPSLPEVVTSFENKNAPNMPARIGDCLIDVCFPPNRSPVSPTSIGALKKRPRAFANADAMPVENNMRQVQWMMTNS
- the LOC107790016 gene encoding protein PHR1-LIKE 3-like isoform X3: MKMYSALPFGMEGNAIGGGSGGVGEYQNMLGDACLVLTADHKPRLRWTAELHERFVDAVTQLGGPDKATPKTIMKAMGVKGLTLYHLKSHLQKYRLGKQSKEGAENYKDESQESQDTGSSASGSSKVVTQDINDGYQVTEAFRVQMEVQRRLHEQLEVQRHVQLRIEAQGKYLQTILEKACKALNYKAVASPDLDAAREQLSELAIKVESDCDGIVTVPSLPEVVTSFENKNAPNMPARIGDCLIDVCFPPNRSPVSPTSIGALKKRPRAFANADAMPVENNMRQVQWMMTNS
- the LOC107790016 gene encoding protein PHR1-LIKE 3-like isoform X1, producing MKMYSALPFGMEGNAIGGGSGGVGEYQNMLGDACLVLTADHKPRLRWTAELHERFVDAVTQLGGPDKATPKTIMKAMGVKGLTLYHLKSHLQKYRLGKQSKEGAENYKDASCVAESQESQDTGSSASGSSKVVTQDINDGYQVTEAFRVQMEVQRRLHEQLEVQRHVQLRIEAQGKYLQTILEKACKALNYKAVASPDLDAAREQLSELAIKVESDCDGIVTVPSLPEVVTSFENKNAPNMPARIGDCLIDVCFPPNRSPVSPTSIGALKKRPRAFANADAMPVENNMRQVQWMMTNS
- the LOC107790016 gene encoding protein PHR1-LIKE 3-like isoform X2, producing the protein MKMYSALPFGMEGNAIGGGSGGVGEYQNMLGDACLVLTADHKPRLRWTAELHERFVDAVTQLGGPDKATPKTIMKAMGVKGLTLYHLKSHLQKYRLGKQSKEGAENYKDESQESQDTGSSASGSSKVVTQDINDSGYQVTEAFRVQMEVQRRLHEQLEVQRHVQLRIEAQGKYLQTILEKACKALNYKAVASPDLDAAREQLSELAIKVESDCDGIVTVPSLPEVVTSFENKNAPNMPARIGDCLIDVCFPPNRSPVSPTSIGALKKRPRAFANADAMPVENNMRQVQWMMTNS